In Diorhabda sublineata isolate icDioSubl1.1 chromosome 4, icDioSubl1.1, whole genome shotgun sequence, a single window of DNA contains:
- the LOC130442995 gene encoding testis-specific serine/threonine-protein kinase 1-like encodes MGKNLPPKDSDEFVLSQKGYKLFKKLGEGSYAPVYLTEYTGSRKSDEPRKLACKVIDMKKAPKDFVKKFLPRELEVLALINHPHIIHVQSIFQRKQKYFIFMSIAEKGDLLDYLLKNGHTQENRARVWFRQITLAVQYLHELGIVHRDLKCENCLISANNNLKLADFGFARFAINSEGQNVTSSTYCGSLNYAAPEVLRGSPYFPKSSDCWSLGVILYAMLNKSMPFEDKNVRNLINQQMQRRWKFRSKVSDSLSDEVKNVTRRLLDPDPNTRWKIPQIIESDWIRMDPRLIELTPDEQKCLEQARIENAKYIEKLKKSTDINLSEDANATGALKIIKPTGLDINNKIDLMKSQKFPIEQDLSFTDKLFDPEMEKRREFNRRARK; translated from the coding sequence ATGGGAAAGAACCTCCCACCTAAAGACTCCGATGAATTTGTTTTATCTCAAAAAGgttataaactttttaaaaaacttgGTGAGGGTTCGTACGCCCCTGTCTATTTAACTGAATACACAGGCTCAAGAAAAAGCGATGAACCTAGAAAATTAGCATGTAAAGTAATAGATATGAAGAAAGCTCCAAAAGATTTTGTCAAGAAATTCTTACCACGAGAACTTGAAGTACTGGCTCTAATCAATCATCCGCACATAATTCACGTTCAAAGCATATTCCAGAggaaacagaaatattttatatttatgagtATAGCCGAAAAAGGCGACCTCCTagattatttacttaaaaacgGACACACTCAGGAAAATAGAGCAAGAGTATGGTTTAGACAAATAACTCTAGCTGTACAATATCTACATGAACTAGGAATAGTACATAGAGATTTAAAATGCGAAAATTGTCTAATATCCgccaataataatttaaaattagctGATTTTGGTTTCGCGAGATTTGCAATAAATTCCGAAGGACAAAATGTCACTAGCTCAACATACTGTGGATCACTTAACTACGCAGCACCAGAAGTATTAAGGGGCAGCCCTTATTTCCCTAAATCTTCAGATTGTTGGTCTCTAGGTGTAATTTTATATGCCATGCTAAATAAATCAATGCCATTTGAAGATAAAAACGTCAGAAATCTCATCAATCAACAAATGCAGCGGAGGTGGAAGTTTCGAAGCAAAGTTTCAGATTCGCTTAGCGACGAGGTTAAAAACGTAACTAGAAGACTTTTGGATCCAGATCCTAATACCCGTTGGAAAATACCTCAAATTATTGAGTCCGATTGGATAAGAATGGATCCGAGATTAATAGAACTAACCCCAGACGAACAAAAGTGTCTCGAACAGGCCAGAATAGAGAACGCTAAGTATAttgagaaattaaaaaagtcTACAGACATTAATTTATCTGAAGATGCAAATGCAACTGGTGcgctaaaaattataaaacctACTGGGTtagatataaacaataaaatagacCTTATGAAGTCTCAAAAGTTTCCAATTGAACAAGATTTATCTTTTACTGACAAATTATTTGACCCAGAAATGGAAAAGCGACGAGAATTCAACAGAAGGGCgagaaaatag